The DNA sequence CGGCGGCGGCCGGGACGGGGAGGGCGGCCCGGTCGAGCTTCCCGTGGGCGGTGAGCGGGAGTTCGGGGACGACGGCGACGCCGGCCGGGACCATGTGGGCGGGCAGGGTGGCGGCGAGGAAGTCCCGCAGCTCCCCCGGCGCGGGCTCGGCGCCGGCGGCGGGCACGGCGTAGCCGTACAGCCGTTTGACGCCCGGGCGGTCCTCGCGGACGACCACCACCGCCCGTTCGACGTCCGGATGGGCGGCGAGGGCGCTCTCGGTCTCGCCGGGCTCCACCCGGAAGCCGCGGATCTTGACCTGGTCGTCCGTCCGGCCGGTGAAGTCGAGCTGCCCGTCGGCGGTCCAGCGGACCACGTCGCCGGTGCGGTACATCCGGGTGCCGGGCGGCCCGAAGGGGTCGGCGACGAAGCGGCCGGCCGTCACGCCGGGCCGCCGCAGGTAGCCGCGGGCGAGGCCGTTGCCGGCCAGGTACAACTCGCCGTCCACGCCCGCCGGTACGGGGTTGAGGTAGGTGTCGAGGACGTAGGCGCGGGTGTTGCCGATGGGCCGGCCGATGACGGGCCGCTCGCTGTCGCGGGTGTCGGCGACGACGGTGTCCACGGTGCACTCGGTGGGCCCGTAGAAGTTGTACGTACGGGTGTCGGGCAGCGCGCGTAGCCGCTGCCACATGGCGTCGGGCACGGCCTCGCCGCCCACGCCGAGCCCGGTGAGCCGGGCGGGCCGGCCGTCCCGCCCGCCGGCGGCCAACTGGCCGTAGAACGAGGGCGACACCTCGATGAAGTCGATCGCTCGCTCCTCCAGCCAGGCCAGGTGCAGGGCGGGGTCGCGGCGCGTGTCCTCGTCCAGGATCTCGATCGTGTGCCCGTCGAAGAGGGCGACGAGCGGCTGCCAGGAGGCGTCGAAGGAGAACGACCAGCCGTGCCCGACGCGCAGCCGCCGCCCGGCCGCCTCGGCGGCGGGCCCGTACACCTGCCGCCGGTGACTGGCCAGCAGGCTCACCACGTTGCGGTGCACGGTGACGACGCCCTTGGGGGCGCCGGTGGAACCGGAGGTGTAAATGACGTAGGCGGGGTGGCCGGGGAGCAGCGGGCGCGGCAGGTCGGCGTCGGTGACGGGGTCGCCGGGGAGGTCGGCCAGCGCTTCCCGGAAAGCCGGGTCGTCGACGGCCAGGGCGGGCAGTCCGCCGGGGACGCCGGCCGGCGGTTCGCCGACGGTGAGCAGCAGCCGCGGCCGGGCGTCGGTCAGCATGTGCGCGACCCGCGCGGCCGGGTACTCGGGGTCGACGGGCACGTAGGCGGCGCCCGCCTTCTGGACGGCGAGCAGGGCGGTGACGATGTCGAGGCCGCGCGGCATCGCGAGGGCGACGAGGTCCTCGGGGCCGACGCCCTCGGCGACGAGCCGGCGGGCGAGGCGGTTGGCGCGGGCGTCGAGCTCGGCGAAGGTCAGCGTCTCGCCGGCGAAGACGACGGCGGGCGCGTCGGGCCGGGCGGCCACCTGGCCGGCGAACAGGCCGGGGAGGGTGGCGTCCGGTACGTCCACGGCGGGCCCGCGCCCGTCGGCGAGGAGGCGCGCGCGTTCGTCGTCCGCGAGGACGTCCAGGCGGCCCACCGGGCGGTCGGGTGCGTCGAGGAAGGCGGTGACGAGCCGTTCGAAGCGGCCGGCCAGGGTATGGGCGGCGGCGCGGTCGAGGACGTCGGGCTGGTACTCGAAGGAGACGGTCAGCCGGCCGTGGAGGAGCAGCGGGACGAGGGTCACCGGGTAGTGGGTGGCGTCCCGGTTGGCGATGCCGCTGACTTCGAGGCCGCCGGCGGTGCGGGCGTTCTCCAGGCTCTCGGTGACGTCGGGGGCGTTCTCGAAGACGACGAGGGTGTCGAAGAGTTCGCCGGTGCCGGCGGCGCGCTGGATGTCGGCGAGGCCGAGGTCGTGGTGGGGCAGCAGGGCGGCCTGCTCGGCCTGGAGCCGGGCGAGGAGGCCGGTGAGCGGCTCGTCGGGCCGCAGGGTGACGCGGACCGGAACGGTGTTGATGAACAGGCCGATCATCGTCTCGACCCCGGGCAGGCCGGCGGGGCGGCCGGAGACGGACGCGCCGAACACCACGTCGCGGCTGCCCGTGAGTCTGCCGAGCAGGATGCCCCAGAGGCCCTGCACCACGGTGTTGAGGGTGAGCCCTCTGCTCCGGGCCAGGGCGCCGAGGCGGGCGGTGGTGGCCTCGTCCAGGGTGAGCGGGACGACGTCGGGGGTGCGGGCCGCCCGGGCGCGGCCGGGGCCGTAGAGGTGGGTGGGGCCGGGGAGGCCGGCGAGGGCGGTGCGCCAGGCGGCCTCGGCGGGGGCCTTGTCCAGCGTGGCGAGCCGGGCGAGGTGGTCGCGGTAGCGGCGGGGGGCGAGCAGGGCCGCGGGGTCGCCGCCGTGGGCGTGGAGCTCGACGAGTTCGCGGACGAGCAGCGGCACCGACCAGCCGTCGAGGAGGATGTGGTGGCTGTGCAGGACGAGCCGGTGGAGGCGGTCGGCGAGCCGGATCAGCCGGAAGCGCATCAGCGGCGGTTCGGTGAGGTCGAAGCGGCGGGCGCGGTCCTCGCGGAGGACGGCTTCGAGGGCGTCCTCCCGTTCTCCGGCCGGCACGTGGCCGAGATCGGTCTCCTCCCAGACCGGCTCGACGGCCTTGGGGATCACCTGGACCGGCCGCCGGACGCCCTCGTTCCAGAAGGCGGCGCGCAGGTTGGGGTGGCGGTGCAGCAGC is a window from the Streptomyces mobaraensis genome containing:
- a CDS encoding non-ribosomal peptide synthetase; protein product: MTKRPGIEDVLPLAPLQEGLLFQALFDESAHDVYTMQLILELRGPLDRAVLRRSAGALLHRHPNLRAAFWNEGVRRPVQVIPKAVEPVWEETDLGHVPAGEREDALEAVLREDRARRFDLTEPPLMRFRLIRLADRLHRLVLHSHHILLDGWSVPLLVRELVELHAHGGDPAALLAPRRYRDHLARLATLDKAPAEAAWRTALAGLPGPTHLYGPGRARAARTPDVVPLTLDEATTARLGALARSRGLTLNTVVQGLWGILLGRLTGSRDVVFGASVSGRPAGLPGVETMIGLFINTVPVRVTLRPDEPLTGLLARLQAEQAALLPHHDLGLADIQRAAGTGELFDTLVVFENAPDVTESLENARTAGGLEVSGIANRDATHYPVTLVPLLLHGRLTVSFEYQPDVLDRAAAHTLAGRFERLVTAFLDAPDRPVGRLDVLADDERARLLADGRGPAVDVPDATLPGLFAGQVAARPDAPAVVFAGETLTFAELDARANRLARRLVAEGVGPEDLVALAMPRGLDIVTALLAVQKAGAAYVPVDPEYPAARVAHMLTDARPRLLLTVGEPPAGVPGGLPALAVDDPAFREALADLPGDPVTDADLPRPLLPGHPAYVIYTSGSTGAPKGVVTVHRNVVSLLASHRRQVYGPAAEAAGRRLRVGHGWSFSFDASWQPLVALFDGHTIEILDEDTRRDPALHLAWLEERAIDFIEVSPSFYGQLAAGGRDGRPARLTGLGVGGEAVPDAMWQRLRALPDTRTYNFYGPTECTVDTVVADTRDSERPVIGRPIGNTRAYVLDTYLNPVPAGVDGELYLAGNGLARGYLRRPGVTAGRFVADPFGPPGTRMYRTGDVVRWTADGQLDFTGRTDDQVKIRGFRVEPGETESALAAHPDVERAVVVVREDRPGVKRLYGYAVPAAGAEPAPGELRDFLAATLPAHMVPAGVAVVPELPLTAHGKLDRAALPVPAAAGSGSRPPGTPREKLLCALIAELLGVDEVGPDDDFFALGGDSIVSIQLTGRARAAGLAISPKDVFTAPSVAALAAATAAEDAPAGDDDGIGVLPLTPIMHWLTGTGGPIGRYAQGNLLRLPAGLGHDHLLTAVQALLDRHDMLRARFDEATGVLETRPPGSVLAADAVRRVDATGLSAEAAHRLLAAAYEAALDRLDPAAGVVFLAVRLDTDDPADARLLVLGHHLVVDGVSWRVLLPDLAAACRAAAAGEPPALEPVRTSFRHWARALAEQAAAGGRRAELPLWTAMAAGAEPLLPGLAPDPRRDTKGSLRHVDRTLPPDRAGRLLTDTPAALGASVNDVLLAALSLALTVWRERAGTDPARRAVLVALEAHGREDQLVPGADLSRTVGWFTAVHPVRLDPGPADTAAALAGGPPLAGLVRSVRDRLRTVPDHGIGHGLLRHLDPEAGPALAGLPQPQIEFNYLGRFATGETADGEFTLAEEAADFSAAADPAMPAGYVLDVNAYALQRADGPELHVRWSWPAALLPEESVGELADLWFRALEAVSACAGRAGAGGPGAAAGGAGRGGSVPGGPAGGGLASGASVSGASASTASTLGASAPGGDAVGGPAVGGLASEASAPGASAPEGPVPGEAAPGTSGPGVPVSGGAAPGASALRPSAPGGSGPGASGPAVPAPGGSALTRPTPPAQGGPRPREEGSRHRV